One genomic region from Phoenix dactylifera cultivar Barhee BC4 unplaced genomic scaffold, palm_55x_up_171113_PBpolish2nd_filt_p 000046F, whole genome shotgun sequence encodes:
- the LOC120104607 gene encoding probable calcium-binding protein CML31: MKSEAGASTSSTAPQKKERSFLGWLSCILWPPKKEQPEKAKPIGPPKASRMLLAGPSTPPLQRLFRYFDGNGDGKISPAELQSCMRTIGEELSPEDAAALVESTDSDGDGLLAFDEFVELVTPEGEEEKGRNLREAFRVYEMDDQECITPTSLKRALGNLGVCKTIEDCTIMIRQFDINGDGVISFDEFRIMML, encoded by the coding sequence ATGAAGTCAGAAGCGGGAGCCTCCACCAGCTCCACAGCACCTCAGAAGAAAGAGCGGTCCTTTCTCGGTTGGCTGAGCTGCATCCTGTGGCCACCAAAGAAGGAGCAGCCTGAAAAGGCCAAGCCCATTGGGCCCCCGAAGGCATCTCGCATGCTATTGGCTGGGCCGAGTACCCCGCCGTTGCAGCGGCTCTTCCGCTACTTCGACGGCAACGGCGACGGCAAGATCTCCCCGGCGGAGCTCCAGAGCTGCATGCGGACGATCGGCGAAGAGCTCTCGCCGGAGGACGCGGCAGCCCTGGTGGAGTCCACCGATTCTGATGGTGATGGGCTGTTGGCCTTTGATGAGTTCGTCGAGCTGGTGACCcccgagggagaggaggagaaagggagGAATTTGAGGGAGGCTTTCCGGGTCTACGAGATGGACGACCAGGAGTGCATCACACCCACCAGCCTCAAGAGGGCACTTGGCAACCTTGGAGTGTGCAAAACAATCGAGGACTGCACGATCATGATTCGTCAGTTTGATATCAACGGGGATGGTGTGATCAGCTTTGATGAGTTCAGAATCATGATGCTATGA